From a region of the Laspinema palackyanum D2c genome:
- a CDS encoding DUF2605 domain-containing protein, with protein sequence MLNPNLPEPNLLKTLLEPLLEDFQYWFARSRKLLENEEISFLGKEGQTELLARVQYAQQEVTTAQMLLRATEGQVGVEMEVLMPWHKLLTECWQVSMRFRMENSL encoded by the coding sequence ATGCTCAATCCCAATCTTCCCGAACCCAATTTACTCAAAACCCTACTAGAACCGTTATTAGAGGATTTTCAATATTGGTTTGCCCGATCGCGCAAGTTATTGGAAAATGAGGAAATATCCTTTTTGGGGAAAGAGGGCCAAACCGAGTTACTCGCCCGAGTGCAATACGCACAGCAAGAAGTCACCACCGCTCAAATGCTACTCAGGGCCACGGAGGGTCAGGTGGGCGTAGAAATGGAAGTGCTGATGCCGTGGCACAAATTGCTGACGGAATGCTGGCAAGTCTCGATGCGGTTTCGCATGGAAAATTCCCTCTAG
- a CDS encoding ABC transporter ATP-binding protein has product MLYLKNLTYHPTATPTPILKSIDLEFAPQQLGLIIGPSGSGKSTLLEILGGLAEKTQGEIFWRDQLLTPAHLQQLGGLVFQFPERHFCCGTLLEELRLGHPELGSERVHEALKEVGLDGLSLQTAPQSLSGGQQRRLALAVQLIRQPHLLLLDEPTAGLDWSMRRNLVMLLAKLKKHWSLLVVTHDAGDLLAIADCCWTLNHGELQSVEPNKLAISTQLSVVSS; this is encoded by the coding sequence ATGCTTTATCTGAAAAACCTAACTTACCATCCCACCGCGACTCCCACGCCGATTCTCAAGTCCATTGACCTAGAATTTGCCCCACAACAGTTAGGCTTGATTATTGGGCCAAGCGGTTCTGGTAAATCGACCTTGTTAGAAATTTTGGGAGGGTTGGCGGAAAAAACCCAAGGGGAGATTTTCTGGCGGGATCAACTGTTGACCCCAGCCCATTTGCAACAATTGGGGGGCTTGGTGTTTCAGTTCCCCGAACGGCATTTTTGTTGTGGGACCCTGTTGGAAGAGTTGCGCTTAGGGCATCCCGAACTAGGGTCGGAACGGGTCCATGAGGCCCTCAAAGAAGTGGGTCTGGATGGGTTATCGTTGCAGACAGCGCCCCAATCCCTCAGTGGAGGACAGCAGCGCCGACTCGCATTGGCAGTACAATTAATTCGGCAGCCTCATTTACTGCTACTGGATGAACCGACGGCGGGTTTAGATTGGTCAATGCGACGCAATTTAGTCATGCTGTTGGCGAAGTTGAAGAAGCACTGGAGTTTATTGGTGGTAACCCATGATGCGGGGGACCTGCTGGCGATCGCCGATTGTTGTTGGACGCTCAATCACGGCGAACTCCAAAGTGTTGAACCCAATAAACTCGCCATCAGCACTCAACTCTCCGTAGTCAGTTCTTGA
- a CDS encoding DUF2973 domain-containing protein produces the protein MLHLVYIFAFTILAFLAVGNLIRSLVMLSSESRTYPPSRWNSGSPNSVMGRYQRPVPHPELLDASGNVVNEPLMVMKSMTMDDARERLDALYEASPGGSGESKEEK, from the coding sequence ATGCTGCACTTAGTTTACATTTTTGCCTTTACCATTTTGGCGTTTCTCGCCGTCGGAAACTTGATCCGCAGTTTGGTCATGCTGAGTAGTGAATCCAGAACCTATCCACCCTCTCGGTGGAACTCTGGGTCCCCGAATTCAGTAATGGGACGATATCAACGTCCGGTCCCCCACCCGGAACTGCTGGATGCGTCTGGAAATGTGGTCAATGAACCGTTGATGGTGATGAAATCCATGACAATGGATGATGCCCGAGAACGCTTAGATGCTTTATATGAAGCCTCACCGGGAGGGTCCGGGGAGAGTAAGGAAGAAAAATAA
- a CDS encoding DUF4058 family protein: MPSPFPGMDPYLEGPNFWPEVHSRLMIEIADLLVPQLRPKYRVAIEKRIYESSGNDSLLVGIPDVIVQHRQPTAAGDSNVAVAAPPTQKPLPVQVPMMMEFREAYLEVREMATGEVVTAIEVLSPANKRRGKGREIYEEKRSRIFGTRTHLVEIDLLHGGEPMPVLGNDVEAHYRILVSRGDRRPHADLYLFNLPDTIPTFPLPLRSGDTEPIIDLNLLLNQLYDRAGYDFVIDYGEEPIPAFSEYEAAWADVWLTEQGI, encoded by the coding sequence ATGCCTTCTCCGTTTCCAGGAATGGACCCATATTTAGAAGGACCGAATTTTTGGCCCGAGGTGCATAGTCGGTTGATGATAGAAATCGCAGATTTATTAGTCCCGCAGTTGCGTCCTAAATATCGCGTAGCCATTGAAAAACGGATCTATGAAAGCAGCGGAAATGATAGCTTATTGGTGGGAATCCCCGATGTGATTGTGCAGCATCGCCAACCGACAGCGGCGGGAGATTCTAATGTAGCAGTGGCAGCACCTCCGACTCAAAAACCCCTTCCGGTGCAAGTACCGATGATGATGGAATTTCGGGAAGCCTATTTAGAAGTCCGAGAGATGGCAACTGGGGAAGTGGTGACGGCGATCGAGGTTCTTTCTCCCGCCAATAAGCGCCGGGGAAAAGGCAGGGAAATCTATGAAGAAAAGCGCAGCCGCATTTTTGGAACTCGCACCCATTTGGTAGAAATTGACCTGTTGCACGGTGGGGAACCGATGCCGGTTTTAGGAAACGATGTGGAGGCGCACTATCGGATTCTGGTCAGTCGAGGCGATCGCCGTCCTCATGCGGACCTATATCTTTTTAATTTACCCGATACAATTCCCACCTTTCCCCTACCTCTACGTTCCGGGGATACAGAACCGATTATCGATTTAAACCTGTTATTAAATCAGCTATATGACCGGGCTGGATATGATTTTGTGATTGATTATGGGGAGGAACCTATCCCCGCTTTCTCTGAATATGAAGCAGCTTGGGCGGATGTTTGGTTAACAGAACAAGGAATATAA
- a CDS encoding HEAT repeat domain-containing protein: MKLEAAQRRINAFKKRFGDPHLFLAYHAALPLALTPDLLYRIWANFRRDIHDNFIDIPWIAVSDLILSSLCDDVGHELYEMDATVRQELLDQFKANPRFTEKRLKEVASFLLQYVQRDLDSQDSYDREFAQSQSWAAWAYKKPEKSVELLAAAFQRAYEENPRDLMRLSTLTEMIHQPIEEFDRLRIFARAMGHYRRQKFEEAKAEIVKLPTEGGGVSLGRNIVIPLPRELLPVIKNVEDERNPKKIAELLKVLANTQFEYTRRQAIESLGEIGVGNPQAIAGLIQVIQNTHDEVNRRQAIESLGNIGVGNPHAIAGLIQVIQNTQDEYTGLLAIESLEKINPGNPQSVAGLVQFIQNTQSEYTRWLAIESLEKINPGNPQSVAGLVQFIQNTQSEYTRWLAIESLGKIGQGNPQAIAALLQVIQNTQDEFTRKQASESLGKIDPGNPQAIAALLQVIQNTQDELTRRRAAESLGKIDPGNPQAIAGLVQVIQNTQDEYTCREAAESLGKIDPGNPQVIAGLVQVIQNTQDEYTCREAAESLGKIGQGNPQAIAGLLHVIQNTQDEDTRRRAAESLGKIDPGNPQVIAGLVQVIQNTQDEYTCREAAESLGK, encoded by the coding sequence ATGAAACTGGAAGCCGCTCAACGTCGGATTAATGCTTTTAAAAAAAGGTTTGGTGACCCTCACCTTTTTTTGGCTTATCATGCGGCTTTACCTTTAGCCCTAACTCCCGATTTGCTTTATCGGATTTGGGCAAATTTTCGGCGGGATATTCATGATAATTTTATTGATATTCCTTGGATTGCGGTTTCCGATTTAATTCTATCCAGTTTATGTGATGATGTGGGGCATGAATTGTATGAAATGGATGCCACAGTCCGCCAAGAATTGTTAGACCAGTTCAAAGCTAATCCTCGATTTACAGAAAAACGCCTCAAGGAAGTGGCGAGTTTTTTATTGCAGTATGTGCAGCGCGATTTAGACAGTCAAGATAGTTATGACCGGGAGTTTGCCCAGTCGCAAAGTTGGGCGGCTTGGGCTTATAAAAAACCAGAGAAATCGGTGGAGTTATTGGCAGCGGCTTTCCAGCGGGCGTATGAAGAAAACCCCAGGGATTTAATGCGGCTTTCTACCCTGACGGAGATGATTCATCAACCGATTGAGGAGTTTGACCGCCTGCGAATTTTTGCAAGGGCGATGGGTCATTATCGACGCCAGAAGTTTGAGGAAGCGAAGGCAGAAATTGTCAAGTTACCGACTGAGGGTGGGGGGGTTTCTTTGGGTCGCAATATTGTGATTCCCCTTCCCCGGGAGTTGTTACCTGTTATCAAAAATGTCGAGGATGAAAGAAATCCGAAGAAAATCGCTGAGTTGCTGAAAGTTCTTGCAAATACTCAATTTGAATATACCCGTAGGCAGGCGATTGAGAGTTTAGGGGAAATCGGTGTCGGAAATCCTCAAGCTATTGCTGGGTTGATTCAAGTTATTCAAAATACTCATGATGAAGTTAACCGTAGGCAGGCGATTGAGAGTTTAGGGAACATCGGTGTCGGAAATCCTCACGCTATTGCTGGGTTGATTCAAGTTATTCAAAATACTCAGGATGAATATACTGGGCTGCTGGCGATTGAGAGTTTAGAGAAAATCAACCCCGGAAATCCTCAATCTGTTGCTGGGTTGGTTCAATTTATTCAAAATACTCAAAGTGAATATACCCGTTGGCTGGCGATTGAGAGTTTAGAGAAAATCAACCCCGGAAATCCTCAATCTGTTGCTGGGTTAGTTCAGTTTATTCAAAATACTCAGAGTGAATATACCCGTTGGCTGGCGATTGAAAGTTTAGGCAAAATCGGACAAGGAAATCCTCAAGCTATTGCTGCGTTGCTTCAAGTTATTCAAAATACTCAGGATGAATTTACCCGTAAGCAGGCGTCTGAGAGTTTAGGCAAAATCGACCCCGGAAATCCACAAGCTATTGCTGCGTTGCTTCAAGTTATTCAAAATACTCAGGATGAACTTACCCGTAGGCGGGCAGCTGAGAGTTTAGGCAAAATCGACCCCGGAAATCCTCAAGCTATTGCTGGGTTAGTTCAAGTTATTCAAAATACTCAGGATGAATATACCTGTAGGGAGGCGGCTGAGAGTCTAGGGAAAATTGACCCCGGAAATCCTCAAGTTATTGCTGGGTTAGTTCAAGTTATTCAAAATACTCAGGATGAATATACCTGTAGGGAGGCGGCTGAGAGTCTAGGGAAAATCGGACAAGGAAATCCTCAAGCTATTGCTGGGTTGCTTCACGTTATTCAAAATACTCAGGATGAAGATACCCGTAGGCGAGCGGCTGAGAGTCTAGGGAAAATTGACCCCGGAAATCCTCAAGTTATTGCTGGGTTAGTTCAAGTTATTCAAAATACTCAGGATGAATATACCTGTAGGGAGGCGGCTGAGAGTCTAGGGAAAAT
- a CDS encoding Sll0314/Alr1548 family TPR repeat-containing protein: MNYRFSMAGRLLAAIAGTAAITLTFSVSPTWALDPFRTENRHEIGAHTEDAFRTLFEQGNYQAALTKLQQAEQTEPNEPLVYAMQAALAYLDEDWDRLNNYATRTRTTAESLVTENPLRGNLYIAVGHFLEGAHLLSTEGTLGGVPKAMGKLREVFQHFDAAKQIEANDPELNLMKGFMDLMLAANLPFANAEEAIARLENYAAPSYLAYRGIALGYRDLNQLDQALSSVNKALEITPNNPELFYLKGQILVNKGNDLKDMELLQQAESHFQTALAQANEQFPERLRRQLQRERDRNVRKMQELADAS; encoded by the coding sequence ATGAACTATCGGTTTTCTATGGCGGGTCGGTTGCTCGCTGCGATCGCAGGGACTGCGGCGATTACCTTGACTTTCAGTGTCAGTCCGACTTGGGCTTTAGACCCCTTCCGCACCGAAAATCGTCATGAAATCGGCGCTCACACTGAAGACGCATTTAGGACCCTCTTTGAACAGGGAAATTATCAAGCAGCACTCACCAAACTCCAACAAGCTGAACAAACCGAACCCAATGAACCTTTAGTCTATGCGATGCAGGCGGCTTTGGCCTATTTAGATGAAGACTGGGATCGCTTAAATAATTATGCAACGCGCACTCGTACCACGGCTGAATCTTTGGTAACGGAGAATCCCTTACGCGGCAATCTTTATATTGCTGTGGGTCATTTTTTAGAGGGCGCTCATCTTCTGAGTACCGAAGGGACGTTGGGTGGTGTTCCCAAAGCAATGGGTAAACTGCGAGAAGTTTTTCAGCATTTTGATGCGGCAAAACAAATTGAGGCGAATGACCCGGAGTTGAATCTGATGAAAGGATTCATGGATTTAATGTTGGCAGCGAATCTGCCTTTTGCCAATGCCGAAGAGGCGATCGCCCGCTTGGAAAATTATGCAGCCCCTTCTTATTTAGCCTATCGGGGAATTGCCTTAGGTTATCGCGATTTAAATCAGCTTGATCAAGCTTTATCATCGGTGAATAAGGCGTTAGAGATTACCCCCAACAATCCTGAACTGTTTTATCTCAAAGGGCAGATTCTGGTTAACAAAGGCAACGATCTGAAGGATATGGAATTGCTGCAACAAGCTGAATCTCATTTTCAGACGGCCCTCGCTCAAGCGAATGAGCAATTCCCGGAACGCTTAAGACGGCAACTACAACGAGAACGCGATCGCAATGTTCGCAAAATGCAAGAGTTAGCCGATGCTTCCTGA
- a CDS encoding DUF3531 family protein, with protein MQVEFREFNPFDVWIWLEFSTSPGKSEKQYVEEVFDSWFFLGKLGGFNAENLQVQDTGLEISYMQYDSVTAEKSLMALMHNMGDFEYNGTWARCWFDLGTSDAIALDILINALDRLSQEFVVIERLIIGGENSDWPVADSESRSRFAEDN; from the coding sequence ATGCAAGTAGAGTTTCGGGAGTTTAACCCCTTTGATGTCTGGATCTGGTTAGAGTTTAGCACCAGTCCGGGCAAGAGTGAAAAACAGTATGTTGAAGAAGTCTTCGATTCTTGGTTTTTTCTCGGCAAACTGGGGGGATTTAATGCAGAAAATCTCCAAGTTCAGGACACGGGATTAGAGATTAGCTATATGCAGTATGATTCGGTGACTGCTGAAAAAAGTTTGATGGCGCTGATGCATAATATGGGAGACTTTGAATATAATGGAACCTGGGCGCGTTGTTGGTTTGACCTCGGGACCAGTGATGCGATCGCCCTCGATATTCTCATCAATGCCCTCGATCGCCTCAGTCAAGAATTTGTAGTCATCGAACGACTCATCATCGGCGGTGAAAATTCAGATTGGCCCGTCGCTGATAGTGAAAGCCGTTCTCGATTTGCTGAAGATAATTAG
- a CDS encoding UPF0175 family protein: protein MQTINIEIPIDLINQGETAVLEQIAMQLYQNNIFTFGQARRLLNYSVWDFQKLLGENHIVRQYNQDDLAEDIQEIQSGLWDVENNL from the coding sequence ATGCAAACCATCAACATAGAAATTCCCATAGACTTAATTAATCAAGGTGAAACCGCAGTCTTGGAGCAAATTGCGATGCAACTCTATCAAAACAATATCTTTACCTTTGGCCAAGCCCGTCGGTTGTTAAATTATTCCGTATGGGACTTTCAGAAACTCTTGGGAGAAAATCATATCGTTCGACAATACAATCAAGATGATTTAGCCGAGGACATCCAAGAGATTCAATCAGGCTTGTGGGATGTTGAAAATAATTTGTAA
- the thrS gene encoding threonine--tRNA ligase: MANSSPAVEAPAEKIYLPRTGESQQLKKIRHTTSHVMAMAVQKLFPKAQVTIGPWIDNGFYYDFDNPETFTEQDLKAIKKEMVKIINRKLPVTREEVTREEAERRIKAINEPYKLEILGDIKEEPITIYHLGEEWWDLCAGPHVENTSELHPKAIELESLAGAYWRGDANKQQLQRIYGTAWETPEQLTEYKRRKEEALKRDHRKLGKELGLFLFADPVGPGLPLWTPKGTVLRSVLEDFLKQEQVKRGYLGVVTPHIARIDLFKTSGHWQQYKEDMFPMMAEDEESAVAERGFVLKPMNCPFHIQIYKNELRSYRDLPLRLAEFGTVYRYEQSGELGGLTRVRGFTVDDSHLFVTPEQLDDEFLSVVDLILSVFNSLQLKNFKARLSFRDPESDKYIGSDEAWNKAENAIRRAVETLGMESFEAPGEAAFYGPKLDFIFQDALEREWQLGTVQVDYNLPERFQLEYVGEDGTRKRPVMIHRAPFGSLERLIGILIEEYAGDFPFWLAPIQMRLLPVSDEFLPFAKEVATLMRIEGIRAEADTSGERLGKLIRNGEKEKIPVMAVVGAKEVEANQLSIRTRAGGELGTMAVAEVIEKMKVANRDRTNF, encoded by the coding sequence ATGGCTAACTCATCTCCGGCTGTCGAAGCACCCGCAGAAAAAATTTACTTGCCGCGTACCGGCGAATCCCAGCAACTCAAAAAGATTCGCCACACCACCTCTCATGTGATGGCGATGGCAGTCCAGAAGCTTTTCCCCAAGGCCCAAGTCACCATTGGACCTTGGATTGATAATGGATTTTATTATGATTTTGACAATCCTGAGACCTTCACCGAACAGGACCTCAAAGCCATCAAAAAAGAGATGGTCAAAATCATCAACCGGAAATTACCCGTCACTCGTGAAGAAGTCACCCGCGAAGAAGCCGAAAGACGCATCAAAGCGATTAATGAACCCTACAAGTTAGAAATTCTCGGGGACATCAAAGAAGAACCGATTACCATCTATCACCTCGGGGAAGAGTGGTGGGATTTGTGCGCCGGTCCCCATGTGGAAAACACCAGCGAACTTCACCCCAAGGCGATCGAACTCGAAAGTTTAGCCGGTGCTTACTGGCGCGGAGATGCCAACAAACAACAGCTACAGCGCATCTATGGCACCGCCTGGGAAACCCCCGAACAACTCACCGAATACAAAAGACGCAAAGAAGAAGCCCTCAAACGAGATCACCGCAAACTCGGCAAAGAACTCGGACTATTTTTGTTTGCCGACCCCGTAGGGCCCGGATTGCCCTTATGGACCCCCAAAGGCACCGTCTTACGCAGTGTGCTCGAAGACTTCCTCAAACAGGAACAAGTCAAACGCGGATATCTCGGAGTTGTCACCCCTCATATTGCCAGAATTGACCTGTTTAAAACCTCCGGTCATTGGCAACAATATAAAGAGGATATGTTCCCCATGATGGCAGAAGATGAAGAATCTGCCGTAGCAGAACGGGGGTTTGTCCTCAAACCGATGAACTGTCCATTCCATATCCAAATCTATAAAAATGAGTTGCGTTCCTATCGCGATTTACCCCTGCGTTTAGCGGAATTTGGCACGGTTTACCGCTATGAACAATCTGGAGAACTGGGAGGATTAACCCGAGTTCGCGGATTTACCGTGGATGATTCTCACCTGTTCGTCACTCCGGAACAATTGGATGATGAATTCCTGAGTGTGGTGGATTTAATCTTATCCGTCTTTAATAGTTTGCAACTGAAAAACTTTAAAGCCCGCTTGAGTTTCCGTGACCCCGAATCCGATAAATATATCGGGTCGGATGAAGCCTGGAACAAGGCAGAAAATGCCATTCGTCGTGCAGTTGAAACCCTAGGAATGGAGTCCTTTGAAGCCCCAGGAGAAGCGGCCTTTTATGGGCCAAAACTGGACTTTATTTTCCAGGATGCCCTTGAGCGCGAGTGGCAGTTAGGAACCGTCCAAGTGGACTACAACTTGCCGGAACGCTTCCAATTAGAATATGTGGGAGAAGATGGCACTCGCAAACGTCCAGTGATGATTCACCGTGCGCCTTTTGGGTCATTGGAACGGCTAATTGGAATTTTGATTGAAGAATATGCCGGAGATTTCCCCTTCTGGTTAGCACCGATTCAGATGCGCTTATTGCCCGTAAGTGATGAATTTCTGCCCTTTGCGAAAGAGGTAGCAACTCTGATGCGAATCGAGGGAATCCGCGCTGAAGCCGATACCAGTGGAGAGCGTTTGGGTAAGCTGATTCGCAATGGAGAAAAGGAAAAAATTCCCGTGATGGCTGTGGTTGGAGCTAAAGAAGTCGAAGCGAATCAGTTAAGTATTCGCACCCGCGCAGGCGGTGAGTTGGGAACAATGGCGGTGGCAGAGGTGATTGAGAAGATGAAGGTTGCTAATCGCGATAGAACCAATTTCTAG
- a CDS encoding DUF3368 domain-containing protein — protein sequence MLKIICNATPLINFASINRLDIFKSLFNEMVIPQAVYAETVESGFPNSEAILNEIQAGWLQVQPVEEMPESIPSQLDAGEREVIALALIEQKPRVILDEKRARKVAQGLGLNVIGTLGILILAKQNRIIPQVKPLLNAMMAEAQYWVNETLYHQILQAVSEDETEKL from the coding sequence ATGTTGAAAATAATTTGTAATGCGACCCCTTTGATTAACTTTGCCAGTATCAATCGCTTAGACATTTTCAAATCCCTGTTTAACGAAATGGTCATTCCACAAGCGGTTTATGCCGAAACAGTTGAATCAGGATTTCCCAACTCCGAAGCGATACTTAACGAGATTCAAGCCGGTTGGCTTCAGGTTCAGCCAGTGGAGGAGATGCCAGAATCTATCCCTTCACAATTAGATGCTGGGGAAAGGGAGGTGATTGCTTTAGCACTGATTGAACAAAAACCCAGGGTTATCTTGGATGAAAAAAGAGCGAGAAAAGTGGCGCAAGGGTTAGGATTAAATGTAATTGGGACTTTAGGGATTTTGATTTTAGCCAAACAGAACCGGATTATCCCCCAAGTCAAACCCCTGTTAAATGCCATGATGGCAGAAGCCCAATATTGGGTGAATGAAACTCTGTATCATCAGATTTTGCAAGCGGTTTCTGAGGATGAAACCGAAAAACTTTAG
- a CDS encoding HEAT repeat domain-containing protein, with protein KIDPGNPQVIAGLVQVIQNTQDEYTRRLAAESLEEIGQGNPQAIAGLLHVIQNTQGYARIRRLAIKSLEKIGQGNPQAIAGLLHVIQNTQEYGRIRRLAAESLWNIDPGNPQAIAGLVHVIQHTRDEYTRWQAIASLRKIDPENPNL; from the coding sequence GGAAAATTGACCCCGGAAATCCTCAAGTTATTGCTGGGTTAGTTCAAGTTATTCAAAATACTCAGGATGAATATACCCGTAGGCTGGCGGCTGAGAGTCTAGAGGAAATCGGACAAGGAAATCCTCAAGCTATTGCTGGGTTGCTTCACGTTATTCAAAATACTCAGGGATATGCACGTATCCGTAGGCTGGCAATTAAGAGTTTAGAAAAAATCGGACAAGGAAATCCTCAAGCTATTGCTGGGTTGCTTCACGTTATTCAAAATACTCAGGAATATGGACGTATCCGTAGGCTGGCGGCTGAGAGTTTATGGAATATTGACCCTGGAAATCCTCAAGCGATCGCTGGATTAGTTCACGTCATTCAACATACTCGGGATGAATATACCCGTTGGCAGGCGATCGCAAGTTTAAGAAAAATTGACCCTGAAAATCCTAATCTGTGA
- a CDS encoding Uma2 family endonuclease, which translates to MLLEIKRITVPPGQRVLLEDVSWKEFEAILEDLGEHRGARIAYDNGTLEIMTPLPEHESGKVLISNLVEILLEELDIEFWSLGSTTFKNQVMAQGIEPDNCFYIQNEAAVRGKDRLDLTVDPPPDLALEIDVTSRTHSQIYQGLGVPELWQFDKGTLKISLLQEDGIYQAGDRSQIFPNFPLTEVIPKYLNQAKTEGRNKTMKAFRAWVREVLNTF; encoded by the coding sequence ATGCTACTAGAAATCAAGAGAATCACCGTCCCACCCGGACAGAGAGTTTTACTCGAAGATGTAAGCTGGAAAGAATTTGAAGCCATCTTAGAAGACTTAGGCGAACATCGTGGTGCGCGAATTGCTTACGATAACGGAACCTTAGAAATCATGACCCCATTACCAGAACACGAAAGCGGGAAAGTTTTAATTAGCAACTTGGTAGAAATTCTCCTAGAAGAACTCGATATTGAATTCTGGTCCCTGGGTTCGACTACTTTTAAAAATCAAGTCATGGCACAAGGCATCGAACCGGATAATTGCTTTTATATCCAAAATGAGGCAGCAGTCCGGGGTAAGGATCGATTAGATTTGACGGTAGATCCGCCTCCAGATTTAGCCTTAGAAATTGATGTAACCTCGCGCACCCATTCACAAATTTATCAAGGGTTAGGCGTACCGGAATTATGGCAGTTTGATAAAGGCACCCTCAAAATTAGCCTATTGCAAGAAGATGGCATCTATCAAGCAGGCGATCGCAGTCAAATTTTTCCTAATTTTCCTCTAACTGAGGTCATTCCCAAATATTTAAACCAAGCAAAAACCGAAGGCAGAAATAAAACAATGAAAGCCTTTCGCGCCTGGGTTCGGGAAGTTTTAAACACCTTTTAG
- the rsmG gene encoding 16S rRNA (guanine(527)-N(7))-methyltransferase RsmG, with translation MSEPDKPILPSNVKLWEKTMNWQPDEGHLLEFQSLYEGILQGNQSLNLTRITAPDEFWEKHLWDSLRAITPLLSPPSGSTSEEVSSPKTGMVSSEGGNGSVRAIDIGTGAGFPGLPVAIACPEWQVTLLDSTRKKITFLQSLIDQLGMENAKAIVGRVEDMGRAVQHREQYDFAFARAIGPTMVCAEYALPLLKVGGLAILYRGHWTDEEAQVVSVGVEQLGGMVDFVEKFTTPLTDSVRTCVYLRKVAPTPPEFPRAVGIPAQNPLL, from the coding sequence ATGAGTGAACCTGACAAACCCATCCTGCCATCCAATGTCAAATTATGGGAAAAAACCATGAATTGGCAGCCCGATGAGGGTCATCTGCTGGAATTTCAAAGCCTTTATGAAGGCATTCTCCAAGGGAATCAATCCCTAAATTTAACTCGAATTACGGCACCGGATGAGTTTTGGGAAAAGCATCTGTGGGATTCTCTGCGCGCAATTACGCCTTTATTATCTCCACCGTCGGGTTCTACTTCCGAGGAAGTCTCTTCCCCAAAGACTGGGATGGTTTCTTCGGAAGGGGGGAATGGGTCAGTTCGGGCGATCGATATTGGCACTGGGGCGGGTTTTCCCGGGTTGCCGGTGGCGATCGCTTGTCCCGAGTGGCAGGTGACTCTCCTGGACTCCACTCGCAAAAAAATTACCTTTCTCCAGAGTTTGATTGACCAGTTGGGGATGGAAAATGCCAAGGCAATTGTGGGCCGGGTGGAAGACATGGGTCGTGCGGTTCAACATCGGGAACAGTATGATTTCGCCTTTGCACGGGCGATCGGGCCGACGATGGTTTGTGCAGAATATGCCCTTCCCTTGCTGAAAGTGGGCGGGTTGGCGATTCTGTATCGCGGTCATTGGACGGATGAAGAGGCACAAGTGGTCTCCGTTGGGGTTGAGCAACTGGGGGGAATGGTGGATTTTGTGGAGAAATTTACAACCCCGCTTACCGATAGTGTTCGCACTTGTGTTTATTTGCGAAAGGTTGCGCCGACTCCTCCTGAATTTCCCCGTGCAGTGGGGATACCGGCTCAAAATCCTCTACTGTAA
- a CDS encoding NUDIX hydrolase, which yields MSKKQKIRVITLGLIQDKNRLFVSEGYDSVKKQSFYRPLGGGLDFGETSLDALKREFQEEVKGELTNIQYLGCVENIFIYNGKPGHEIIQLYRCDFSDRKFYELDSIPFFEGKREGIAIWADIDRLISGELVLVPAKLLDFIQK from the coding sequence ATGAGTAAAAAACAAAAAATTCGCGTCATTACATTAGGGCTAATTCAAGACAAAAATCGCTTGTTTGTTTCTGAAGGCTATGATTCCGTAAAAAAACAATCATTTTATCGTCCTTTAGGCGGTGGTCTTGACTTTGGAGAAACCAGCCTAGATGCTTTAAAGCGGGAATTCCAAGAAGAAGTCAAAGGGGAATTGACCAATATTCAGTACCTAGGGTGCGTAGAAAATATTTTTATCTATAACGGCAAACCGGGCCACGAAATTATCCAACTCTATCGCTGTGATTTTAGCGATCGCAAATTTTATGAACTCGACTCTATCCCCTTCTTTGAAGGAAAACGCGAAGGAATAGCCATCTGGGCCGACATAGACCGATTAATCTCCGGTGAGTTAGTTCTCGTCCCTGCCAAATTGTTAGACTTTATTCAAAAATGA